The following proteins are co-located in the Urocitellus parryii isolate mUroPar1 chromosome 15, mUroPar1.hap1, whole genome shotgun sequence genome:
- the Dpep3 gene encoding dipeptidase 3 — protein sequence MFPLGLEGPWAPHPRTLLCLPFLLFLLLLPPQPLTHSQTTLGTPNASTASGTPSAPTPPGTPVSPPTPGTPSVLGLRERARTLMSDFRLVDGHNDLPLLLRQLFQNRLQDVNLRNFSRGQTSLDRLREGFVGAQFWSAYIPCQTQDRDAIRHSLEQIDVIRRMCDSYSELELVTSAEGLNNTKKLACLIGVEGGHSLDSSLSVLRTFYLLGVRYLTLTFICSTPWAESSTKFRYHFYTNVSGLTSFGEKVVKEMNRLGMMIDLSYASDNLVRRTLEVSRAPVIFSHSAARTVCDNLLNVADDILQLLKKNGGIVMVTLSMGVLQCNLLANVSTVADHFDHIRKVIGSEFIGIGGNYDGSGRFPQGLEDVSTYPVLIEELLRRGWSEEELQGVLRENLLRVFRQVEQIREESSGQSPVEAEFLDRQLSRSCHSYLLPQPLNKHMATHPEKTNWPSSQVLQKPSKASPHPIPGLVAIAVFPVLILWLW from the exons ATGTTCCCCCTTGGCCTGGAAGGTCCCTGGGCGCCCCACCCGCGGACTCTGCTATGTCTGCCGTTCCTGCTCTTTCTGCTTCTGCTGCCTCCGCAGCCATTAACCCACTCCCAGACCACACTGGGCACCCCCAACGCCTCAACCGCCTCGGGCACTCCTAGTGCCCCAACCCCTCCAGGCACCCCTGTCTCTCCACCCACACCCGGCACCCCCAGTGTCCTGGGCCTACGAGAGCGCGCTAGGACCCTGATGAGTGACTTCCGGCTTGTGGATGG CCACAATGACCTACCTCTGCTCCTGAGACAGCTTTTCCAGAACAGGCTGCAAGATGTGAATCTGCGCAATTTCAGCCGTGGCCAGACCAGCCTGGACAGGCTTAGAGAAGGCTTTGTGGGTGCTCAG TTCTGGTCAGCCTACATCCCATGCCAGACCCAGGACCGTGATGCCATACGCCATTCCCTGGAGCAGATTGATGTCATTCGCCGCATGTGTGACTCCTATTCTGAACTGGAACTTGTGACCTCAGCTGAAG GTCTGAACAACACTAAAAAACTGGCTTGCCTTATTGGTGTGGAGGGTGGCCACTCACTGGACAGCAGCCTCTCTGTATTGCGCACTTTCTATCTGCTGGGAGTTCGATACCTGACTCTCACCTTCATTTGCAGTACACCTTG GGCAGAGAGTTCCACCAAGTTCAGATACCACTTCTACACCAACGTCAGTGGGTTGACAAGCTTTGGTGAG AAAGTGGTAAAGGAAATGAACCGCTTAGGCATGATGATAGACTTGTCCTACGCCTCGGACAACTTGGTGAGGCGGACCCTGGAGGTGTCAAGGGCTCCCGTGATCTTCTCCCACTCAGCCGCCAGGACTGTATGCGACAATTTGCTGAATGTTGCTGATGATATACTGCAGCTTCTG AAGAAGAATGGTGGCATCGTGATGGTAACTCTGTCCATGGGGGTGCTACAGTGCAACCTGTTAGCTAACGTGTCTACCGTGGCAG ATCACTTTGACCACATCAGGAAAGTCATTGGGTCTGAGTTCATTGGGATTGGCGGAAATTATGATGGGTCTGGCCG GTTTCCTCAGGGGCTGGAGGATGTATCCACATACCCAGTGCTGATAGAAGAGTTGTTGAGACGGGGTTGGAGTGAGGAAGAGCTTCAAGGTGTACTTCGAGAAAATCTACTGCGTGTCTTCAGACAAGTAGAACAG ATCAGAGAGGAAAGCAGTGGACAGAGCCCTGTGGAGGCTGAGTTTCTAGACAGGCAGCTGAGCAGGTCCTGCCACTCctacctcctgcctcagcctctgaataAACACATGGCTACACACCCAGAGAAGACCAACTGGCCAAGTAGTCAGGTCCTGCAGAAGCCCTCAAAAGCTTCTCCACATCCAATTCCAGGCCTTGTGGCTATTGCTGTCTTCCCAGTCCTTATCCTCTGGCTTTGGTGA
- the LOC113200026 gene encoding dipeptidase 2-like gives MCASYSELELVTSVKALNSSKKLACLIGVEGGHSLDNSLSILRTFYVLGVRYLTLTHTCNTPWAESSSKDIHFFYSNVSGLTSFGEKVIAEMNRLGMMVDLSHVSDAVARKVLELSRAPVIFSHSAARSVCKSDRNVPDDILQLLKKNGGIVMVTFSIGVLQCNLLANVSTVADHFDHIKAVIGSKFIGIGGDYDGASQFPQGLEDVSTYPLLIEELLNRGWSDEELQGVLRGNLLRVFGEVEQVREESKWQSPLEDSIPDEQVGSPCRSILSRLHQKQYLAPDQKLTKIPTRQTPRLSRKWSLSKSSSFKVPGLTVVAAFPVLILWL, from the exons ATGTGTGCTTCCTATTCTGAGTTGGAGCTTGTGACCTCTGTGAAAG CTCTGAACAGCAGCAAGAAATTGGCCTGCCTCATTGGTGTGGAGGGTGGCCACTCACTGGACAACAGCCTCTCCATCTTGCGTACTTTCTATGTGCTGGGAGTACGCTACCTGACGCTCACCCACACCTGCAACACACCCTG GGCAGAGAGCTCGTCTAAGGATATCCACTTCTTCTACAGCAATGTCAGCGGTCTAACCAGCTTTGGTGAG AAGGTGATAGCAGAAATGAATCGCTTGGGCATGATGGTAGACTTGTCTCATGTCTCTGACGCTGTGGCCCGGAAGGTTCTGGAATTGTCACGGGCACCTGTTATATTCTCCCACTCTGCTGCCAGGAGTGTGTGCAAGAGTGATCGGAATGTTCCTGATGATATTCTGCAGCTTCTG AAGAAGAATGGTGGCATTGTGATGGTGACCTTTTCTATAGGCGTGCTACAGTGCAACCTGTTAGCCAACGTGTCCACTGTAGCAG ATCACTTTGACCACATCAAGGCAGTCATTGGATCCAAGTTCATTGGGATTGGTGGAGACTATGATGGTGCCAGCCA ATTCCCTCAGGGGCTGGAGGATGTGTCCACATACCCACTGCTGATAGAGGAGTTGCTGAATCGGGGCTGGAGTGACGAAGAGCTTCAAGGTGTCCTTCGAGGAAATCTGCTACGGGTCTTTGGAGAAGTAGAACAG GTACGGGAGGAAAGCAAGTGGCAAAGCCCCCTGGAGGACAGTATCCCAGATGAGCAGGTGGGCAGCCCATGCCGATCCATCCTCTCAAGACTGCATCAGAAACAATATCTGGCTCCAGACCAGAAACTAACCAAGATCCCCACACGTCAAACACCCAGATTATCACGCAAGTGGTCACTCTCAAAATCTTCCTCCTTCAAGGTCCCAGGCCTCACAGTTGTTGCCGCCTTCCCAGTCCTCATTCTATGGCTCTAG